The Haloarchaeobius amylolyticus genome window below encodes:
- a CDS encoding ABC transporter permease, whose amino-acid sequence MTVEETDASTTTNQGGESGSYPLGLTLASAAVAAAVVLPLVWLFVAVGEVSSGNALDLLTRDTTVSVFVNSAVMVTGVTGFSILIGVPLAFLTVRTNLPGRRLWTILVTLPLVIPSYIGAFVFTAAFGSRGQLQGVLAPLGVESLPAIKGLEGAVLVLTLYTYPYVYITTRAGLKTVDTSLIDAARTLQHTRLEAVRRVVLPQLRPAIAAGSLLTALYALSDFGTPAIMRYPVFTTVIKSETDTGSMGMAALLSIQLLVVTVFILGVESRLRSNEKFTSGRQGGRASQARLGRWKWPSLAFCGSVVMVALVVPVVILIGWLLRGPTSNWRLPFELSYLTNSVTLSVGAALVATLAGLPIAYLSARHDTVVGNLTERLSYVGYAAPGVVIGFALVFITTRSFTSLYNTLPVLVFAYVVRFLPQSVGSTRASFLQVNPSLPEAARTLGRSSVGAFRAITLPLAAPGLLGGAALVFLTTMKELPATLMLRPTGYETVVTHIWQAHRNQAFYDAAVPALILLGVSAVSIFVILSQEGYDVK is encoded by the coding sequence ATGACAGTCGAAGAGACCGACGCTTCCACGACGACGAACCAGGGCGGTGAAAGCGGGTCCTATCCACTGGGACTGACGTTGGCGAGCGCGGCGGTCGCCGCCGCCGTCGTCCTGCCACTGGTCTGGCTGTTCGTCGCGGTCGGCGAGGTCTCTTCCGGCAACGCACTCGACCTGCTGACCAGAGACACCACCGTCTCGGTGTTCGTCAACTCGGCCGTGATGGTAACCGGTGTCACCGGCTTCTCCATCCTCATCGGTGTCCCGCTCGCGTTCCTCACGGTCAGGACGAACCTGCCCGGGCGCCGTCTCTGGACCATCCTCGTGACCCTGCCGCTGGTCATCCCGAGCTACATCGGCGCGTTCGTCTTCACCGCCGCGTTCGGGAGCCGCGGCCAGTTACAGGGGGTCCTCGCCCCACTGGGCGTCGAGTCCTTACCCGCCATCAAGGGTCTGGAAGGGGCGGTACTCGTCCTGACGCTGTACACCTACCCCTACGTCTACATCACCACGCGGGCGGGCCTGAAGACGGTCGACACGTCGCTCATCGACGCGGCCCGGACCCTGCAACACACCCGGCTGGAGGCGGTCCGCCGGGTCGTCCTGCCCCAGCTCCGCCCGGCCATCGCGGCGGGCTCGCTGCTCACGGCACTCTACGCGCTCTCGGACTTCGGGACGCCTGCGATCATGCGCTATCCCGTGTTCACGACCGTCATCAAGTCCGAGACGGACACCGGGAGCATGGGCATGGCCGCCCTGCTCTCCATCCAGTTGCTCGTCGTGACCGTCTTCATCCTCGGCGTCGAGAGCCGCCTGCGCAGCAACGAGAAGTTCACCAGCGGCCGCCAGGGCGGGCGCGCGTCCCAGGCCCGGCTTGGCAGGTGGAAGTGGCCCTCGCTCGCCTTCTGTGGCTCCGTCGTGATGGTCGCGCTGGTCGTGCCGGTCGTCATCCTCATCGGCTGGCTGCTCCGCGGGCCGACCTCGAACTGGCGGCTCCCGTTCGAACTCTCGTACCTGACCAACTCCGTCACGCTCTCGGTCGGCGCCGCGCTCGTGGCGACGCTCGCCGGCCTCCCCATCGCGTACCTCTCGGCGCGCCACGACACCGTCGTCGGGAACCTCACCGAGCGCCTGAGCTACGTCGGCTACGCCGCGCCGGGCGTCGTCATCGGTTTCGCGCTGGTGTTCATCACGACCCGAAGTTTCACCAGCCTCTACAACACGCTCCCGGTCCTCGTGTTCGCCTACGTCGTCCGGTTCCTGCCCCAGTCCGTGGGGTCGACCCGGGCGTCGTTCCTGCAGGTCAACCCGTCGTTGCCCGAGGCGGCACGCACCCTCGGGCGCTCCTCTGTCGGCGCGTTCCGCGCCATCACGCTCCCGCTGGCAGCCCCGGGACTGCTCGGCGGCGCGGCGCTGGTGTTCCTGACGACGATGAAGGAACTGCCGGCGACGCTGATGCTCCGCCCGACCGGCTACGAGACCGTGGTCACGCACATCTGGCAGGCCCACCGCAACCAGGCGTTCTACGACGCCGCGGTGCCGGCGCTCATCCTGCTCGGCGTGTCCGCCGTCTCCATCTTCGTGATACTCTCCCAGGAGGGATACGATGTCAAGTGA
- a CDS encoding poly(R)-hydroxyalkanoic acid synthase subunit PhaE yields MTDSYPQASVPTDWNDFVSRMNEQFFEAMEKNMEAQAEFVEQWSETVDSEAMGEMDFQDGVEGYRRAYEAWMDAAEQMVDRANDSMEGEDVEFEEFRDIWLNTANKAFKEVMDTTAFAAWTGSSVGQMLEMQQQADEAAEDTLHTLGFATEGDVEEIGDRLVELERRQHAVEQKLDRVLEHLEE; encoded by the coding sequence ATGACAGATTCATACCCCCAAGCTTCGGTACCGACAGACTGGAACGACTTCGTCTCGCGGATGAACGAGCAGTTCTTCGAGGCGATGGAGAAGAACATGGAGGCACAGGCCGAGTTCGTCGAGCAGTGGTCCGAGACCGTCGACAGCGAGGCCATGGGCGAGATGGACTTCCAGGACGGCGTCGAGGGCTACCGACGCGCCTACGAGGCGTGGATGGACGCCGCCGAGCAGATGGTCGACCGCGCGAACGACTCGATGGAAGGCGAGGACGTCGAGTTCGAGGAGTTCCGTGACATCTGGCTCAACACGGCCAACAAGGCGTTCAAGGAGGTCATGGACACGACCGCCTTCGCCGCCTGGACCGGCTCATCCGTCGGCCAGATGCTCGAGATGCAACAGCAGGCCGACGAGGCCGCCGAGGACACGCTCCACACGCTCGGCTTCGCCACCGAGGGCGACGTCGAGGAGATCGGCGACCGGCTCGTCGAACTCGAGCGCCGCCAGCACGCCGTCGAACAGAAGCTCGACCGCGTCCTGGAGCACCTGGAGGAGTAA
- a CDS encoding alpha-1 4-glucan-protein synthase: MTGDCCVIVPTIREYECMRTYIENAREHGFDTDRLHVVLVTEDFCDTDEMRAMLDDLDVSGRVFDGSDREEWYEEHGVSEYSHLVPAASHAQTSFGLLYMWAHDFEFGFFIDDDTLPHEDQDFFGQHLANLQFEGEVESVSSDENWVNVLYQSDHDLYPRGYPYAAMHEEIETDTESVSDVVASQGLWTNVPDLDAVRILMDGDLQGQAQTRTGTEDFDRNFVAGRGNYLTVCSMNLAFRREVVPAFYQTPMDDNPWEVGRFDDIWSGVFLKRACDVLDDRILNGFPLCEHNKAPRSTFDDLHNEVAGLELNEHFWEVVDPVGADADTYAEVMAAMADALAEGDFSDYQNGEFLNHVGEYCRDWLDCLDELSAVPGHEQTAVPADD; encoded by the coding sequence ATGACAGGAGATTGCTGCGTCATCGTGCCGACCATCAGGGAGTACGAGTGTATGCGGACGTACATCGAGAACGCCCGCGAACACGGCTTCGACACCGACCGGCTCCACGTGGTGCTGGTCACCGAGGACTTCTGTGACACCGACGAGATGCGGGCGATGCTCGACGACCTCGACGTCTCGGGCCGCGTCTTCGACGGCTCCGACCGCGAGGAGTGGTACGAGGAGCACGGCGTCTCGGAGTACAGCCACCTCGTCCCCGCCGCGAGCCACGCCCAGACCTCCTTCGGGCTGCTCTACATGTGGGCACACGACTTCGAGTTCGGCTTCTTCATCGACGACGACACGCTGCCCCACGAGGACCAGGACTTCTTCGGCCAGCACCTCGCGAACCTCCAGTTCGAGGGCGAGGTCGAGTCCGTCAGCTCCGACGAGAACTGGGTCAACGTCCTCTACCAGAGCGACCACGACCTCTACCCGCGCGGCTACCCCTACGCCGCGATGCACGAGGAGATCGAGACCGACACCGAGTCGGTCTCCGACGTGGTCGCCTCCCAGGGCCTCTGGACGAACGTCCCCGACCTCGACGCGGTCCGCATCCTCATGGACGGCGACCTGCAGGGACAGGCCCAGACCCGGACCGGGACCGAGGACTTCGACCGCAACTTCGTCGCCGGGCGCGGGAACTACCTCACCGTCTGCTCGATGAACCTCGCGTTCCGCCGCGAGGTCGTCCCCGCGTTCTACCAGACGCCGATGGACGACAACCCGTGGGAGGTCGGCCGCTTCGACGACATCTGGTCGGGCGTCTTCCTCAAGCGCGCCTGCGACGTGCTCGACGACCGCATCCTCAACGGCTTCCCGCTGTGCGAGCACAACAAGGCCCCGCGCTCGACGTTCGACGACCTCCACAACGAGGTCGCCGGCCTCGAACTCAACGAGCACTTCTGGGAGGTCGTCGACCCGGTCGGCGCCGACGCCGACACCTACGCCGAGGTCATGGCCGCGATGGCAGACGCCCTCGCCGAGGGCGACTTCTCCGACTACCAGAACGGCGAGTTCCTGAACCACGTCGGGGAGTACTGCCGCGACTGGCTGGACTGCCTCGACGAACTCAGTGCGGTACCGGGCCACGAACAGACCGCGGTTCCCGCAGACGACTAG
- a CDS encoding nucleic acid-binding protein translates to MTMEATVYEDGTIQYPGHPIGPGGQEPVDTVDLSEYTAEVVTWTVSAATPVGVRAPNPLAIVEFDVDGESVRAIGQLTTDEVETGDTVEPVYADDLRDPEAGIREPASQDWDGYRFEPV, encoded by the coding sequence ATGACGATGGAAGCGACGGTCTACGAGGACGGCACGATACAGTACCCCGGCCACCCCATCGGTCCGGGCGGACAGGAGCCGGTCGACACGGTCGACCTGAGCGAGTACACCGCCGAGGTCGTCACCTGGACGGTCAGCGCGGCGACGCCGGTCGGCGTCCGTGCACCGAACCCGCTCGCCATCGTCGAGTTCGACGTCGACGGCGAGTCGGTCCGGGCCATCGGCCAGCTCACGACCGACGAGGTCGAGACCGGCGACACGGTCGAACCCGTGTACGCCGACGACCTCCGCGACCCGGAAGCGGGTATCCGCGAGCCCGCGAGCCAGGACTGGGACGGCTACCGGTTCGAGCCGGTCTGA
- the phaC gene encoding class III poly(R)-hydroxyalkanoic acid synthase subunit PhaC: protein MQNPFAATLDIQRQAWENAAELAEKAQKAPDSAETFQEVDVGETPSEVVYEENKLKLLHYESRTEEQHDVPILIVYALINRPYILDLQPDRSVIRTLLDNGFDVYMIDWGEPSNLDRSLTLDDYVNRYIDNCVDEVRERSGQDAINVLGYCMGGTMSTMYAALHPEKVHTLALMAAGLCFAGEGGVLEQWGAEDHYDPEKVTDTFGNVPAEFLDIGFALMDPVQNYVTKYVRFYENVEDEDFVENFARMEEWLGDGIDVAGETYNQFISDVYQDNKLYKNELTLGGEHVDIDNITMPVLQIVAEYDHLIPPGASKPFNDVVPSEDKTIMEFPTGHIGMSVSSRSHAELWPDVCEWFETRMVEDTADADAEAIAEELGSDDGAAEAESVETEAATADSTEDDAVEIEVEGVDETDLEVIDGIGPSYAERLRNAGVDSIADLAAVDVDELAAETDLNPQRIQGWVDQATDLVE, encoded by the coding sequence ATGCAGAACCCGTTCGCAGCGACACTCGACATCCAGCGGCAGGCGTGGGAGAACGCCGCCGAACTCGCGGAGAAGGCACAGAAGGCGCCCGACAGCGCCGAGACCTTCCAGGAGGTCGACGTCGGCGAGACCCCGAGCGAGGTCGTCTACGAGGAGAACAAGCTCAAACTGCTGCACTACGAGTCGCGCACCGAGGAGCAACACGACGTGCCCATCCTCATCGTGTACGCGCTCATCAACCGGCCGTACATCCTCGACCTGCAGCCCGACCGGTCGGTCATCCGGACCCTGCTCGACAACGGCTTCGACGTGTACATGATCGACTGGGGCGAGCCGTCGAACCTCGACCGCTCGCTCACCCTCGACGACTACGTCAACCGCTACATCGACAACTGCGTCGACGAGGTCCGCGAGCGCTCCGGCCAGGACGCCATCAACGTCCTCGGCTACTGCATGGGCGGCACGATGTCGACGATGTACGCCGCACTCCACCCGGAGAAGGTCCACACGCTCGCACTCATGGCTGCGGGCCTGTGCTTCGCCGGTGAGGGTGGCGTGCTCGAGCAATGGGGTGCCGAGGACCACTACGACCCCGAGAAGGTCACGGACACGTTCGGCAACGTGCCCGCCGAGTTCCTCGACATCGGCTTCGCGCTGATGGACCCGGTCCAGAACTACGTCACGAAGTACGTCCGCTTCTACGAGAACGTCGAGGACGAGGACTTCGTCGAGAACTTCGCCCGCATGGAGGAGTGGCTCGGTGACGGTATCGACGTCGCCGGCGAGACGTACAACCAGTTCATCTCCGACGTCTACCAGGACAACAAGCTCTACAAGAACGAGCTGACCCTCGGCGGCGAGCACGTCGACATCGACAACATCACGATGCCCGTGCTCCAGATCGTCGCGGAGTACGACCACCTCATCCCGCCGGGAGCGTCGAAGCCGTTCAACGACGTCGTCCCGAGCGAGGACAAGACCATCATGGAGTTCCCGACCGGCCACATCGGGATGTCCGTCTCCTCGCGCAGCCACGCCGAGCTCTGGCCCGACGTGTGCGAGTGGTTCGAGACGCGGATGGTCGAGGACACCGCCGACGCCGACGCCGAGGCCATCGCCGAAGAGCTGGGCAGTGACGACGGGGCGGCCGAGGCGGAATCGGTCGAGACCGAAGCGGCCACAGCGGACTCGACCGAGGACGACGCAGTCGAGATCGAGGTCGAGGGCGTCGACGAGACCGACCTCGAGGTCATCGACGGCATCGGGCCGTCCTACGCCGAGCGCCTCCGGAACGCGGGCGTCGACTCCATCGCCGACCTCGCGGCGGTCGACGTCGACGAGCTCGCGGCCGAGACGGACCTCAACCCCCAGCGCATCCAGGGCTGGGTCGATCAGGCGACCGACCTGGTCGAGTAG
- the fabG gene encoding 3-oxoacyl-ACP reductase FabG yields MSMDGRTCVVTGAGRGIGAGIAEHLGSQGANVVVNYRSSGGGADEVVDRIENLGGQAITSQADVTNLDEVEAMREQAHEAFGPIDVLINNAGITKDTRFVNMSREEWDQVMDVNLGGMFNCTKTFYDDIWEASEGRLINISSIVGKQGNFGQANYAAAKAGMFGFTRTIAIELASGGSTANCVAPGFTRTDMLEDVPDKVKDRIVSQIPLGRFAEIEDIAHLVGYIASENSSYITGEVIDVNGGMDL; encoded by the coding sequence ATGTCAATGGACGGACGCACGTGCGTCGTAACAGGCGCAGGACGTGGTATCGGTGCAGGAATCGCAGAACACCTCGGCAGCCAGGGCGCGAACGTCGTCGTGAACTACCGGTCCTCGGGCGGTGGCGCCGACGAGGTCGTCGACCGCATCGAGAACCTCGGTGGGCAGGCAATCACCTCACAGGCCGACGTGACCAACCTCGACGAGGTCGAGGCGATGCGCGAGCAGGCACACGAGGCCTTCGGCCCCATCGACGTGCTCATCAACAACGCCGGCATCACGAAGGACACCCGCTTCGTGAACATGTCCCGCGAGGAGTGGGACCAGGTGATGGACGTCAACCTGGGCGGGATGTTCAACTGCACGAAGACCTTCTACGACGACATCTGGGAGGCCTCCGAGGGACGGCTCATCAACATCTCCTCCATCGTCGGGAAGCAGGGCAACTTCGGGCAGGCGAACTACGCCGCCGCGAAGGCCGGCATGTTCGGGTTCACCCGGACCATCGCCATCGAACTGGCCTCCGGCGGCTCGACGGCGAACTGTGTCGCCCCCGGCTTCACCCGGACCGACATGCTGGAGGACGTCCCGGACAAGGTCAAAGACCGCATCGTCTCCCAGATTCCGCTGGGTCGCTTCGCCGAGATCGAGGACATCGCCCACCTCGTGGGGTACATCGCGAGCGAGAACTCGTCGTACATCACGGGCGAGGTCATCGACGTGAACGGCGGGATGGACCTGTAG
- a CDS encoding AbrB/MazE/SpoVT family DNA-binding domain-containing protein, which produces MTDDSPKMPWSPFFMQQMQEQMQDAGEQMMGNPQELWKQFFAGNAGSSDTMSDLTAMSRGTAMFKTRVQSGGRISIPDAEREALDIGEGDIVQTIVIPVKRQERDSNE; this is translated from the coding sequence ATGACGGACGATTCGCCGAAGATGCCCTGGTCGCCGTTCTTCATGCAGCAGATGCAAGAGCAGATGCAGGACGCTGGAGAGCAGATGATGGGCAACCCCCAGGAGCTGTGGAAACAGTTCTTCGCGGGGAACGCGGGGTCCTCGGACACGATGTCCGACCTCACGGCGATGAGCCGCGGGACAGCGATGTTCAAGACGCGTGTCCAGAGCGGCGGCCGTATCAGCATCCCCGACGCAGAGCGCGAGGCGCTCGACATCGGGGAAGGCGATATCGTCCAGACAATCGTCATCCCGGTCAAACGCCAAGAGCGTGATTCCAATGAGTGA
- a CDS encoding thiolase C-terminal domain-containing protein produces the protein MERVAVIGASMTQFGKRDAWIQELLAQAGEECLDDAGVAPDEVDHLLVSNMASGEFEGATGIMNALAHDLDLLPAYTQRVDQTSSSGGAGMYAAWQSVASGASDMTLLVGGEKMTHRTTEEATDVIASITHPTEYKHGVTLPSFAGLTARHYLEKYDAPRESLAKVAVKNHKNGLNNPHAQFRKEVDVETVMDSPIVADPLRLYDFCPITDGSAALMFCPESVAEEYTDDYAIVSGVAGATDTHVVHQREDPTTMGGVVESGKQAFEMAGLSPDDVDVAELHDMFTILEFLQMEGLGFADPGEAWELVEEGHTEMDGELPINTSGGLKSKGHPLGASGVAQGYEIYKQVVGDAGERQIDDAEVALACNVGGFGNCVITTIMEAAQ, from the coding sequence ATGGAACGCGTAGCCGTCATCGGCGCGTCGATGACCCAGTTCGGGAAGCGTGACGCGTGGATACAGGAGTTGCTCGCGCAGGCGGGCGAGGAGTGTCTCGACGACGCGGGGGTGGCCCCCGACGAGGTCGACCACCTCCTCGTCTCGAACATGGCCAGCGGGGAGTTCGAGGGGGCGACGGGCATCATGAACGCCCTCGCGCACGACCTCGACCTGCTCCCGGCGTACACCCAGCGCGTCGACCAGACCTCGTCCTCGGGCGGGGCCGGGATGTACGCGGCGTGGCAGTCGGTCGCCTCCGGGGCGTCCGACATGACGCTGCTCGTCGGCGGCGAGAAGATGACCCACCGGACGACCGAGGAGGCGACCGACGTCATCGCCTCCATCACCCATCCGACCGAGTACAAACACGGCGTCACCCTGCCGAGTTTCGCCGGCCTGACCGCGCGACACTACCTCGAGAAGTACGACGCACCCCGCGAATCACTCGCGAAGGTCGCCGTGAAGAACCACAAGAACGGGCTGAACAACCCCCACGCCCAGTTCCGCAAGGAGGTCGACGTGGAGACGGTGATGGACTCGCCCATCGTCGCCGACCCACTGCGCCTCTACGACTTCTGTCCCATCACCGACGGCAGCGCGGCCCTGATGTTCTGCCCGGAGTCGGTCGCGGAGGAGTACACCGACGACTACGCCATCGTCTCGGGCGTCGCGGGCGCGACGGACACCCACGTCGTCCACCAGCGCGAGGACCCGACGACCATGGGTGGCGTCGTCGAGTCCGGGAAGCAGGCCTTCGAGATGGCCGGGCTCTCCCCCGACGACGTGGACGTCGCCGAACTCCACGACATGTTCACCATCCTCGAGTTCCTCCAGATGGAGGGCCTCGGCTTCGCCGACCCCGGCGAGGCGTGGGAACTCGTCGAGGAGGGGCACACCGAGATGGACGGCGAACTCCCCATCAACACCTCGGGCGGCCTCAAGTCGAAGGGGCACCCGCTCGGGGCCAGCGGTGTCGCACAGGGCTACGAGATATACAAGCAGGTCGTCGGCGACGCCGGCGAGCGACAGATCGACGACGCCGAGGTCGCGCTGGCGTGTAACGTCGGCGGCTTCGGGAACTGCGTCATCACCACCATCATGGAGGCAGCACAATGA
- a CDS encoding extracellular solute-binding protein, which yields MRDNDDRSDSSRSRVNRRRFLAAAAAAGVTASAGCLGSIIDNDEETETEDGGGGQEIGVIGSGMQGRPAPGGTSMADMPDLSGTLTLYSGRGKPLVNTLIEYIESQYDDFTINTRYDASNTLANKITTAGAATEADVFFSVNAGALGLLADENRTVALPSDVQEMVPTQYRNNDGEWTGTSGRARTIPFNTNAYSESGIPDDIFAFTDFDGSMGWAPSYGSFQAFVTAMRVMNGREKTKQWLQGMLDAGVERYPDEFIVSRAVANGDLDAGFANHYYIQRVLDGNPNAPLSTAFTKNDAGAIFNVAGAAVVDNSQGGDQTADDRTTAVNFVRHLLSAEAQEYFATRTFEYPVIPEVNPVGDLPPVDELDTPDFDLAKLSDIGPTIDLMREVGIQV from the coding sequence ATGAGAGACAACGACGACCGTAGTGACTCGTCCCGGTCCCGGGTCAACCGGCGACGGTTCCTCGCCGCGGCGGCGGCGGCCGGCGTCACGGCCTCGGCCGGGTGCCTCGGGTCGATCATCGACAACGACGAGGAGACCGAGACAGAGGACGGCGGCGGCGGACAGGAGATCGGCGTCATCGGGTCCGGCATGCAGGGGCGGCCGGCCCCCGGCGGGACCTCGATGGCGGACATGCCGGACCTCTCCGGCACGCTGACGCTGTACTCCGGGCGCGGCAAGCCCCTCGTCAACACGCTCATCGAGTACATCGAGAGCCAGTACGACGACTTCACCATCAACACCCGCTACGACGCCTCGAACACGCTGGCCAACAAGATCACCACGGCCGGCGCGGCGACCGAGGCCGACGTGTTCTTCTCGGTCAACGCCGGCGCGCTCGGCCTGCTCGCGGACGAGAACCGGACCGTCGCGCTCCCGAGCGACGTCCAGGAGATGGTCCCGACGCAGTACCGCAACAACGACGGCGAGTGGACCGGCACCTCCGGTCGCGCCCGGACCATCCCGTTCAACACGAACGCGTACTCCGAGTCCGGCATCCCGGACGACATCTTCGCGTTCACCGACTTCGACGGCTCGATGGGCTGGGCCCCGAGCTACGGTTCCTTCCAGGCGTTCGTCACCGCCATGCGCGTGATGAACGGCCGCGAGAAGACCAAGCAGTGGCTCCAGGGCATGCTCGACGCGGGCGTCGAACGCTACCCCGACGAGTTCATCGTCTCGCGCGCCGTCGCGAACGGCGACCTCGACGCCGGGTTCGCGAACCACTACTACATCCAGCGCGTCCTCGACGGGAACCCGAACGCCCCCCTCTCGACCGCGTTCACGAAGAACGACGCCGGCGCCATCTTCAACGTGGCCGGCGCGGCGGTCGTCGACAACTCCCAGGGCGGGGACCAGACGGCCGACGACCGCACGACTGCGGTCAATTTCGTCCGCCATCTGCTCTCCGCGGAGGCACAGGAGTACTTCGCAACGCGTACATTCGAGTATCCCGTCATCCCCGAAGTGAACCCTGTCGGCGACCTGCCACCTGTCGACGAACTCGACACTCCGGACTTCGACCTCGCGAAGCTCTCCGACATCGGGCCCACCATCGACCTGATGCGCGAGGTCGGCATCCAGGTCTAG
- a CDS encoding MaoC family dehydratase: MSERTTDASSPLTAMASAWTQFAESAFKGATAANRAAFAAFNPATTTRSRSRQTDDVEVLESTIPSLGYEEAGWTFERTVDDPDELNVGDYVQFSKVIDEDDVREFANASGDTNRLHLDEEFAKESRFKGRIVHGTLAAGLISAALARLPGLTIYLSQDVEFQAPVRIGDRLTATVEVLEVLGNGQFRLSTIVEDVSKDTTIIDGEAVVLIDEMPSE; encoded by the coding sequence ATGAGCGAACGAACTACCGACGCCTCGTCCCCCCTCACAGCGATGGCGAGCGCGTGGACACAGTTCGCGGAAAGTGCGTTCAAGGGTGCCACGGCGGCCAACCGAGCAGCGTTCGCGGCGTTCAACCCGGCCACGACCACGCGGTCGCGGTCGAGACAGACCGACGACGTCGAGGTACTCGAGAGTACCATCCCCTCTCTCGGCTACGAGGAGGCGGGGTGGACCTTCGAGCGGACCGTCGACGACCCGGACGAGCTGAACGTGGGCGACTACGTCCAGTTCTCGAAGGTCATCGACGAGGACGACGTGCGCGAGTTCGCGAACGCGAGCGGTGACACCAACCGACTCCACCTCGACGAGGAGTTCGCGAAGGAGAGCCGGTTCAAGGGCCGTATCGTCCACGGGACGCTCGCGGCGGGGCTCATCAGCGCCGCGCTCGCGCGCCTCCCCGGGCTGACGATCTACCTCTCACAGGACGTCGAGTTCCAGGCGCCGGTCCGCATCGGCGACCGCCTGACGGCGACCGTGGAGGTACTGGAGGTACTCGGCAACGGCCAGTTCCGCCTCTCGACCATCGTCGAGGACGTCAGCAAGGACACCACCATCATCGACGGTGAGGCGGTCGTCCTCATCGACGAGATGCCGTCCGAGTGA
- a CDS encoding orc1/cdc6 family replication initiation protein: MRRFERKRAIFANKDALRESYQPDRIEERDEEIEAYMDALQPVIDGWEPNNIFLYGNTGVGKTAVTEYLMSLLQEDADDYEDIDLSVINLNCKPLSSSYQVAVELVNELRPDGAEISTTGYPQQTVFNKLYEELDKLGGTILLIFDEIDSIGERDELLYELPRARSKGDLTEAKVGIIGISNDFKFRDQLDPRVQDTLCERELQFPPYNAQELNNILSSRADIALRDGTYDDAVIRLCAALAAKDRGSARQALDLLLLAAEQAENADDETVTESHVEEARHVLERERVEEGIRQLTQHGHLTLLAVVSIAAEGDTPERSRAIYNRYLDICDGYGVDSLAQRSVHNHLSDLRMLGILTARENRSGSRGNFYSYELDVPLESALTALEDELDMQERFSDLRTVANLNGIR, encoded by the coding sequence ATGCGCCGGTTCGAGCGCAAGCGCGCCATCTTCGCGAACAAGGACGCCCTCCGGGAGAGCTACCAGCCCGATCGCATCGAAGAGCGTGACGAGGAGATCGAGGCCTACATGGACGCGCTCCAACCGGTCATCGACGGATGGGAACCGAACAACATCTTCCTCTACGGGAACACCGGGGTCGGCAAGACCGCGGTCACCGAGTACCTGATGAGCCTCCTGCAGGAGGACGCCGACGACTACGAGGACATCGACCTCTCGGTCATCAACCTCAACTGCAAGCCACTGTCCTCCTCCTACCAGGTCGCGGTCGAACTCGTCAACGAACTCCGCCCCGACGGCGCGGAGATCTCCACGACGGGTTACCCCCAGCAGACCGTCTTCAACAAGCTCTACGAGGAACTCGACAAGCTCGGTGGGACCATCCTCCTCATCTTCGACGAGATCGACTCCATCGGCGAGCGCGACGAACTCCTCTACGAGCTCCCCCGGGCGCGCTCGAAGGGTGACCTCACCGAGGCGAAGGTCGGCATCATCGGCATCTCGAACGACTTCAAGTTCCGCGACCAGCTCGACCCTCGCGTGCAGGACACCCTCTGCGAGCGCGAACTCCAGTTCCCGCCGTACAACGCCCAGGAACTCAACAACATCCTCTCCTCGCGCGCGGACATCGCGCTCCGCGACGGCACCTACGACGACGCGGTCATCCGCCTGTGTGCCGCCCTCGCCGCGAAGGACCGCGGCTCGGCCCGGCAGGCGCTCGACCTCCTCTTGCTCGCGGCCGAGCAGGCCGAGAACGCCGACGACGAGACCGTCACCGAGAGCCACGTCGAGGAGGCTCGCCACGTGCTCGAACGCGAGCGCGTCGAGGAGGGTATCCGCCAGCTCACCCAGCACGGCCACCTGACCCTGCTCGCCGTGGTCTCCATCGCCGCCGAGGGCGACACCCCCGAGCGCTCGCGCGCCATCTACAACCGCTACCTCGACATCTGCGACGGGTACGGCGTCGACAGCCTCGCCCAGCGGTCGGTCCACAACCACCTCTCGGACCTCCGGATGCTCGGTATCCTCACCGCGCGCGAGAACCGGTCCGGGTCGCGCGGGAACTTCTACTCCTACGAACTCGACGTCCCCCTCGAATCCGCCCTCACCGCGCTGGAGGACGAACTCGACATGCAGGAGCGGTTCTCGGACCTGCGGACGGTCGCGAACCTGAACGGGATTCGCTGA